In the genome of Pan troglodytes isolate AG18354 chromosome 15, NHGRI_mPanTro3-v2.0_pri, whole genome shotgun sequence, one region contains:
- the GPR68 gene encoding ovarian cancer G-protein coupled receptor 1, with product MRSVAPSGPKMGNITADNSSMSCTIDHTIHQTLAPVVYVTVLVVGFPANCLSLYFGYLQIKARNELGVYLCNLTVADLFYICSLPFWLQYVLQHDNWSHGDLSCQVCGILLYENIYISVGFLCCISVDRYLAVAHPFRFHQFRTLKAAVGVSVVIWAKELLTSIYFLMHEEVIEDENQHRVCFEHYPIQAWQRAINYYRFLVGFLFPICLLLASYQGILRAVRRSHGTQKSRKDQIQRLVLSTVVIFLACFLPYHVLLLVRSVWEASCDFAKGVFNAYHFSLLLTSFNCVADPVLYCFVSETTHRDLARLRGACLAFLTCSRTGRAREAYPLGAPEASGKSGAQGEEPELLTKLHPAFQTPNSPGSGGSPTGRLA from the coding sequence ATGAGGAGTGTGGCCCCTTCAGGCCCAAAGATGGGGAACATCACTGCAGACAACTCCTCGATGAGCTGTACCATCGACCATACCATCCACCAGACGCTGGCCCCGGTGGTCTATGTTACTGTGCTGGTGGTGGGCTTCCCGGCCAACTGCCTGTCCCTCTACTTTGGCTACCTGCAGATCAAGGCCCGGAACGAGCTGGGCGTGTACCTGTGCAACCTGACGGTGGCCGACCTCTTCTACATCTGCTCGCTGCCCTTTTGGCTGCAGTACGTGCTGCAGCACGACAACTGGTCTCACGGCGACCTGTCCTGCCAGGTGTGCGGCATCCTCCTGTACGAGAACATCTACATCAGCGTGGGCTTCCTCTGCTGCATCTCCGTGGACCGCTACCTGGCTGTGGCCCATCCCTTCCGCTTCCACCAGTTCCGGACCCTGAAGGCGGCCGTCGGCGTCAGCGTGGTCATCTGGGCCAAGGAGCTGCTGACCAGCATCTACTTCCTGATGCACGAGGAGGTCATCGAGGACGAGAACCAGCACCGCGTGTGCTTTGAGCACTACCCCATCCAGGCATGGCAGCGCGCCATCAACTACTACCGCTTCCTGGTGGGCTTCCTCTTCCCCATCTGCCTGCTGCTGGCGTCCTACCAGGGCATCCTGCGCGCCGTGCGCCGGAGCCACGGCACCCAGAAGAGCCGCAAGGACCAGATCCAGCGGCTGGTGCTCAGCACCGTGGTCATCTTCCTGGCCTGCTTCCTGCCCTACCACGTGTTGCTGCTGGTGCGCAGCGTCTGGGAGGCCAGCTGCGACTTCGCCAAGGGCGTTTTCAACGCCTACCACTTCTCCCTCCTGCTCACCAGCTTCAACTGTGTCGCCGACCCCGTGCTCTACTGCTTCGTCAGTGAGACCACCCACCGGGACCTGGCCCGCCTCCGCGGGGCCTGCCTGGCCTTCCTCACCTGCTCCAGGACCGGCCGGGCCAGGGAGGCCTACCCGCTGGGTGCCCCCGAGGCCTCCGGGAAAAGCGGGGCCCAGGGTGAGGAGCCCGAGCTGTTGACCAAGCTCCACCCGGCCTTCCAGACCCCTAACTCGCCAGGGTCGGGCGGGTCCCCCACGGGCAGGTTGGCCTAG